A single region of the Nicotiana sylvestris chromosome 6, ASM39365v2, whole genome shotgun sequence genome encodes:
- the LOC138870965 gene encoding uncharacterized protein, producing MEGVMRFGKKGKLSPRYVGPYQIVQRIGRVAYKIDLPPELEAIHPVFHISMLRKFLGDPSCISPIEDIEVSENLSYEEIPIAILDRQIRKLRTKEVASVKVLWRSNNVEEMTWEAEEDMKSRYPHLFESSGDMPETNMAGVAHISTSDS from the coding sequence ATGGagggtgtaatgagatttggtaagaaaggaaaactcagCCCTAGATATGTTGGGCCATATCAAATTGTTCAGAGAATTGGGCGAGTAGCCTACAAAATTGACCTGCCACCAGAATTAGAAGCAATCCATCCGGTATTTCACatttccatgcttcggaaattcTTAGGTGATCCTTCTTGCATCAGCCCTATCGAGGATATTGAAGTTTCTGAGAACTTGTCATATGAAGAAATACCTATTGCCATTCTTGACCGTCAAATCCGTAAGCTACGGACTAAAGAGGTAGCCTCagtaaaagtactttggaggagcaATAATGTAGAGGAAATGACATGGGAGGCCGAGGAGGACATGAAGTCCAGATACCCTCATTTATTTGAGTCTTCAGGTGATATGCCTGAGACAAACATGGCAGGTGTTGCACATATATCAACCAGTGACAGTTAA